DNA sequence from the Rhizoctonia solani chromosome 14, complete sequence genome:
ctgggcaaagggtaggagtgagcttaggatgaattgacaaagaggtcaagtcttgctgttttagcggcaacttgacctggcttatatacatgaggaaagccacatcaaaaacaacagtactaaatagtgagtcatttacaatttcacatcatatatcaaatatgtcacgtgatcttgatgattcataaatatataccaaaaaaaggaaactatcttgaaaaaaaggtagaaaatagtagaaattcatgtcatgccaatgaaggtcatgacaccaaGACTGGATGAGAGCAGTCAATCAaaccctcacttgcattgaggctaggggtggaaccccccacacaccagaagaccagaAACCCCTggcagtggaggccacgcccaggcccctacccaaaaccaaccctactccagcgcctagtgtgcccctcattgcctgggccaaccccatCAAAGCTCCCCCCACCTTTGCACAGCCAACCCTGTCCAGGTCCCCCTGCAAggctatactccccctccacctttgcctGTCAGACTCCattccccccaagtccctcaACCAGCAGCTCCTGTAGCCACATATCAAACCCTGGTCAAGGTGGatcaccctgacgcctataccaggaaaatagggaacaaagcctgCCAGTGGCTCACACAAATGCTGGCATGGGTACGCCTAAACCAACAGATGTTCCCCaccaatcaggaggttctgtcattcctcctgatgaacatgaaggacatagcaggggcctgggctcacccccaccttgatcaacttgggtcccacagggccctaaTTCAAACAGTTGACAAATTCAGGACGGAGTTTTTGGCCGCGTTTGGGAATCCAGATGCCACACAAGCCGCTGAGCAGCAAATCACAcaccttactcagacaggcacctgtgctgagtacatcacaaagtttaggaccattgccatggacctagactggaacaacgccgccCTCCaagggcaatttgcacaaggcctccactgggaggtcagccaaCTCATTGCTACCCGTGAGTGGCGCCCCActaccctccttgagctgcagaacgcggctctggtcattgataacgccctcTGCAAAGAGCATGCCAGCCACCTGccaaagggtaataagtctggaacCTCTAGCACCACCCCTAATAGGGGGGCAAATACTGGCCAACAGACCACCAGACCAGGGCGCTTATCCagcaaccccaactttgtatccaaggaggaacaaaaccgctgcagggctgaaggcctctgcatcaaatgcggaaaagcgggccacaagtttgcggaatgctgcactggctggaaagccacgcctaaggaggaaggcacaaaaaaggaatccaccaagattggcaatgaatctggacccaaattgggaaaagattaagggtacctgctgccatgcacaaggaccccaaggactctggtttaggattggaaatttgtaatatatcaaatagtcACAATAGAAACTCCCCCCTTTTTACAATTCCCTAccaaccagagaaacaagcggatcaactagaagtcctgatagactc
Encoded proteins:
- a CDS encoding Retrotransposon-derived protein PEG10, with amino-acid sequence MRAVNQTLTCIEARGGTPHTPEDQKPLAVEATPRPLPKTNPTPAPTNPVQVPLQGYTPPPPLPVRLHSPQVPQPAAPVATYQTLVKVDHPDAYTRKIGNKACQWLTQMLAWVRLNQQMFPTNQEVLSFLLMNMKDIAGAWAHPHLDQLGSHRALIQTVDKFRTEFLAAFGNPDATQAAEQQITHLTQTGTCAEYITKFRTIAMDLDWNNAALQGQFAQGLHWEVSQLIATREWRPTTLLELQNAALVIDNALCKEHASHLPKGNKSGTSSTTPNRGANTGQQTTRPGRLSSNPNFVSKEEQNRCRAEGLCIKCGKAGHKFAECCTGWKATPKEEGTKKESTKIGNESGPKLGKD